Proteins from a single region of Desulfolutivibrio sulfoxidireducens:
- the atpH gene encoding ATP synthase F1 subunit delta: protein MTGNIVARRYAKALFSLGLGQGGDAVAAYGRDLDALAVVLEKAPELLRVFANPIFVASEKMAVLGNVLADLSVSPMVKNFLGLLAEKERLSFLPDIAAYYRTLLDEAQGVVRGRLVTAVSLAEARQDQIKSKLEAQTGKKLVLDFAVDPDILGGVMLKVGDKVLDASLRAQLQILKEQIKRGD from the coding sequence TTGACCGGGAACATTGTCGCGCGCAGATACGCCAAGGCCCTGTTCTCTCTGGGGCTTGGGCAGGGCGGCGATGCCGTTGCCGCCTACGGCAGGGACCTGGATGCTCTGGCAGTGGTCCTGGAGAAGGCGCCGGAGCTTTTGCGGGTGTTCGCCAACCCCATCTTCGTCGCCTCCGAGAAAATGGCGGTGCTTGGCAACGTGCTGGCCGACCTCTCCGTAAGCCCCATGGTCAAGAACTTTCTGGGGCTTCTGGCTGAAAAGGAGCGCCTGTCGTTTCTGCCGGACATCGCGGCCTATTATCGGACCCTCCTGGACGAGGCCCAAGGCGTGGTGCGCGGTCGGTTGGTCACCGCCGTCAGTCTCGCCGAGGCGCGTCAGGACCAGATCAAATCCAAACTCGAGGCCCAGACCGGCAAGAAGCTGGTTTTGGACTTCGCCGTCGATCCGGACATCCTGGGCGGCGTCATGCTCAAGGTCGGCGACAAGGTTCTCGACGCGAGCCTTCGCGCCCAACTGCAGATATTGAAAGAACAAATCAAGAGGGGTGATTAG
- a CDS encoding ATP synthase F0 subunit B — translation MIDLDYSFFIQFINFGLILILFNVILVAPIRKVMKQRAEFMSSQMDGIETFAATADKKLSDYEKALDEARKTATQSRLALKQEGLDKEKDILARVGEEVATSLGAARTEIAAQTGVAKSALEAGVDAMAKKAVGRILGGVA, via the coding sequence ATGATTGATCTCGATTACTCGTTTTTCATTCAATTCATCAATTTTGGCCTGATCCTCATCCTGTTCAACGTGATCCTGGTCGCGCCCATCCGGAAGGTCATGAAACAACGCGCCGAATTCATGAGCTCCCAGATGGACGGCATCGAGACCTTTGCCGCGACCGCGGACAAAAAACTCTCCGACTACGAGAAGGCCCTGGACGAGGCCCGCAAGACCGCCACGCAAAGCCGCTTGGCGCTCAAGCAGGAAGGCCTCGACAAGGAGAAGGACATCCTGGCCAGGGTCGGCGAGGAAGTCGCGACGTCGCTCGGCGCGGCGCGCACCGAGATCGCGGCCCAGACCGGGGTGGCCAAGAGCGCCCTGGAGGCCGGCGTGGACGCCATGGCCAAAAAGGCCGTGGGCAGGATACTGGGCGGCGTGGCGTAG
- the mrdA gene encoding penicillin-binding protein 2, whose product MRFESETQHAPRSGLILLQVMVFALFCLFTLRFWYLQVHKGEQFAQKALDNQMRQVLIDSARGRVRDSAGRPVAVSEPSFALGLVREDCENVEATLAKVAEWTGSDPAVLMETYKRGKKRVKPFEPLILVTDLSYESLARIEANDIFWPGLEIVVRQKRHYPEGPLMAHILGYVAEANEEELEKNQALSLGDSVGKQGLELTREDWLRGAKGKKQVEVDALGRQHNEQVLVEPKAGNNISLTIDLDLQRLCAGLLAGQAGAIVVLDPDTGRLLALVSQPAYDNNLFVLGVPQDKWAELRDDPMHPIQNRTTQGLYPPGSVFKLLVAAAGLAEGFVNYNDTVVCTGSYRLGNRDFHCWKKGGHGSVDLRRALVQSCDVYFYKLGERMGMDRINAYAKACGFGVTTGVDLPHEKAGLIPSREWKKKRFGEAWTRGETLNASIGQGYVLVSPLQVARYLGALVNGGKLLKPSLVLDEEPEVQGVLPLADEHRRFLLETMVDTVTGGTARRLLRPDARIGGKTGTAQVIKLINADQRRKAADMPYKYRDHAWLASFGEKDGKRYVVVVMVEHGGHGGEVAGPMAKAVYDHLLGPPPGKPAVQADPVIHQLEAGD is encoded by the coding sequence ATGCGGTTTGAGTCCGAAACCCAGCACGCCCCGCGCTCCGGCCTGATCCTTTTGCAGGTCATGGTGTTCGCGCTTTTTTGCCTGTTCACCCTGCGCTTTTGGTACCTGCAGGTGCACAAAGGGGAGCAGTTCGCCCAAAAGGCCCTGGACAACCAGATGCGCCAGGTGCTCATCGACTCGGCCCGGGGCCGGGTGCGGGACAGCGCCGGCCGGCCCGTGGCCGTGAGCGAGCCCTCCTTCGCCCTTGGCCTGGTGCGCGAGGACTGCGAGAACGTGGAGGCCACCCTGGCCAAGGTGGCCGAGTGGACCGGCTCCGATCCGGCCGTGCTCATGGAGACCTACAAGCGCGGCAAAAAGCGGGTCAAACCCTTCGAGCCCCTGATCCTGGTCACCGACCTGTCCTACGAGTCCCTGGCCCGCATCGAGGCCAACGACATCTTCTGGCCGGGCCTGGAGATCGTGGTCCGCCAGAAGCGCCACTATCCCGAGGGGCCGCTTATGGCCCACATCCTGGGCTACGTGGCCGAGGCCAACGAGGAGGAGTTGGAGAAGAACCAGGCCCTGTCGCTCGGCGACTCCGTGGGCAAGCAGGGTCTGGAGTTGACCCGGGAGGACTGGCTGCGCGGGGCCAAGGGCAAAAAACAGGTGGAGGTGGACGCCCTGGGCCGCCAGCACAACGAGCAGGTGCTTGTCGAGCCCAAGGCCGGCAACAATATCTCCCTGACTATCGACCTGGACCTGCAGCGCCTGTGCGCCGGGCTCCTGGCGGGCCAGGCCGGGGCCATCGTGGTGCTTGATCCGGACACCGGCCGGCTTTTGGCCCTGGTCAGCCAACCCGCCTACGACAACAACCTCTTCGTCCTGGGCGTGCCCCAGGACAAGTGGGCGGAGCTTCGCGACGACCCCATGCACCCCATCCAGAACCGGACCACCCAGGGCCTGTATCCCCCGGGTTCGGTGTTCAAGCTCCTGGTGGCCGCGGCCGGACTGGCCGAGGGCTTTGTCAATTACAACGACACGGTGGTCTGCACGGGCTCCTACCGGCTGGGCAACCGCGATTTCCATTGCTGGAAAAAGGGCGGCCACGGCAGCGTGGACCTGCGCCGGGCATTGGTGCAATCCTGCGACGTCTATTTTTACAAGCTCGGGGAGCGCATGGGCATGGACCGCATCAACGCCTACGCCAAGGCCTGCGGGTTCGGCGTGACCACCGGCGTGGATTTGCCCCATGAAAAGGCCGGGCTCATCCCCTCCCGGGAATGGAAGAAAAAGCGCTTCGGCGAGGCCTGGACCCGGGGCGAGACCTTAAACGCCTCCATAGGCCAGGGCTACGTGCTGGTCTCGCCCCTGCAGGTGGCCAGGTACCTGGGAGCCCTGGTCAACGGCGGGAAACTGCTCAAACCCTCTCTCGTTCTGGACGAGGAACCCGAGGTCCAGGGCGTCCTGCCCCTGGCCGACGAGCATCGCCGGTTTCTGCTGGAAACCATGGTGGACACGGTTACCGGGGGCACGGCCAGACGGCTCCTGCGCCCCGACGCCAGAATCGGCGGCAAGACCGGAACGGCCCAGGTGATCAAGCTGATAAACGCCGACCAGCGGCGAAAGGCCGCGGACATGCCCTACAAGTACCGGGACCACGCCTGGCTGGCCTCGTTCGGCGAGAAAGACGGCAAACGCTACGTGGTGGTGGTCATGGTGGAACACGGCGGCCATGGCGGCGAGGTGGCCGGTCCCATGGCCAAGGCCGTCTACGACCATCTTCTTGGCCCCCCCCCGGGAAAGCCCGCCGTCCAGGCCGACCCCGTCATCCATCAACTGGAGGCCGGGGACTAG
- a CDS encoding ATP synthase F0 subunit B codes for MKGLVKVTAVGALLVLAMAAVAWASAEGGEAHGLNWKDFGYRIVNFILVVGIIWKFAGKKMGDFFRGRRVQIENQLSDLETRKVEAEKRLKTIEASIANLDSEKRRIMEEYRKQGEALRDSIVAAAEDKAVQIKAQAAVTAEQETKLAVERLRGEMADMVVEAARGMLVGKLSEKDQDKLVDEYLTKVVFN; via the coding sequence TTGAAAGGGCTCGTAAAAGTGACCGCCGTGGGAGCGCTCCTTGTCCTGGCCATGGCCGCCGTCGCGTGGGCGTCGGCCGAGGGGGGCGAGGCGCACGGACTCAACTGGAAGGATTTCGGCTACCGCATCGTCAACTTCATCCTTGTGGTGGGCATCATCTGGAAATTCGCCGGAAAGAAGATGGGCGACTTTTTCCGTGGCCGCCGCGTGCAGATCGAAAACCAGCTCTCCGATCTTGAAACCCGCAAAGTCGAAGCCGAAAAACGCCTGAAGACCATCGAGGCCTCCATCGCCAATCTCGATAGCGAGAAACGGCGGATCATGGAGGAATACCGCAAACAGGGCGAGGCCCTGCGCGACTCCATCGTGGCCGCCGCCGAGGACAAGGCCGTGCAGATCAAGGCCCAGGCCGCGGTGACCGCCGAGCAGGAGACCAAGCTGGCCGTGGAACGTCTTCGCGGCGAGATGGCCGACATGGTTGTCGAGGCCGCCCGGGGGATGCTCGTCGGGAAGCTTTCGGAAAAGGATCAGGACAAGCTGGTGGATGAATATTTAACAAAGGTGGTGTTCAATTGA
- the rodA gene encoding rod shape-determining protein RodA, translating into MSPIDRRFVVSVNWPLLLLALAIFAVGVLNLYSASGFRMGEELSLQAYFNRQVIWGGCGLFAMFLVVLVDYKHLASVAWPLLFATILLLILVLVAGKSVSGARRWLEFGGVTFQPSELAKFAVLILGAKLLAKRTEKLGWIELFAVVGIGLVPAFLVIVEPDLGTGLNILLLLVGLVLYRGISGPVFKTLLISVPILLPCAWFALKPYQKQRILTLFDPEKDPLGSGYHIIQSRIAIGSGQMWGKGFLEGTQSQLRYLPEKHTDFALAVFAEEWGFVGCIALLVLFCLFLLQIYVTARTAKDRFGSYLAAGVFFYFFWQILINMGMVLGIMPVVGIPLPFISYGGSAMIVNYCLVGIVLNVSMRRFVFKKS; encoded by the coding sequence ATGTCCCCCATCGACCGCAGGTTCGTCGTCAGCGTCAACTGGCCCTTGCTCCTCCTGGCCCTGGCCATTTTCGCCGTGGGCGTGCTCAACCTGTATTCCGCCAGCGGCTTCCGCATGGGCGAGGAGTTGTCCCTGCAGGCGTATTTCAACCGGCAGGTCATCTGGGGCGGTTGCGGCCTGTTCGCCATGTTCCTGGTGGTCCTGGTGGACTACAAGCACCTGGCCAGCGTGGCCTGGCCGCTTCTTTTCGCGACCATCCTGCTGTTGATCCTGGTCCTGGTGGCCGGCAAGAGCGTCTCCGGGGCCAGGCGCTGGCTGGAGTTCGGGGGAGTCACCTTCCAGCCCAGCGAGCTGGCCAAGTTCGCCGTGCTGATCCTTGGGGCCAAGCTTCTGGCCAAGCGCACGGAAAAGCTCGGCTGGATCGAACTGTTCGCCGTGGTGGGGATCGGCCTGGTCCCGGCCTTTCTGGTCATCGTCGAACCGGACCTGGGCACGGGCCTGAACATCCTTTTGCTGCTCGTCGGGCTTGTTCTCTATCGGGGCATCTCCGGGCCGGTGTTCAAGACTTTGCTGATCTCCGTGCCCATCCTTCTGCCCTGCGCCTGGTTTGCGCTCAAACCCTACCAGAAGCAGCGCATCCTGACCCTGTTCGATCCGGAAAAGGACCCCCTGGGTTCGGGCTATCACATCATCCAGTCGCGCATCGCCATCGGCTCCGGCCAGATGTGGGGCAAGGGCTTTCTGGAGGGCACCCAGAGCCAGTTGCGCTATCTGCCGGAGAAGCACACGGATTTCGCGCTGGCGGTTTTCGCCGAGGAATGGGGGTTCGTCGGCTGCATCGCCCTGCTGGTCCTTTTCTGCCTCTTTCTCCTGCAGATTTACGTCACGGCCAGGACCGCCAAGGACCGCTTCGGCAGTTATCTCGCGGCCGGGGTCTTTTTCTATTTTTTCTGGCAAATTCTCATCAATATGGGTATGGTCCTTGGAATCATGCCGGTGGTGGGCATCCCCCTGCCGTTTATCAGCTACGGGGGAAGCGCCATGATCGTCAACTACTGCCTGGTGGGTATCGTTTTAAACGTCTCCATGCGCCGGTTCGTGTTCAAGAAGTCCTGA
- a CDS encoding F0F1 ATP synthase subunit gamma: MPALKDVKTKINAVKKTKQITKAMNMVASAKLRNAQSRIERFRPYADKFYEMLGDLAKGADPSVHPLLEAHEEIKTVLMVVITSDRGLCGAFNNNITHMAMKTARKKAAEGKAVKFLCVGRKCRDTLRRSGFEIVQAHVNEMNAFDFSLATRIGSEVIGGYVGGTYDEVIMAFGKFVSLARQEPTQLTVLPLSPEEHGDAVQAAGAEYIYEPSVEGLLAELLPRFINVQLYRGLLDTSASEHAARMRSMDNATKNCDDLVSSLTLVYNKARQAAITKELMDIVGGSEALKG, from the coding sequence ATGCCTGCGCTGAAAGACGTCAAGACAAAGATCAACGCGGTCAAAAAGACCAAGCAGATCACCAAGGCCATGAACATGGTGGCCTCGGCGAAACTGCGCAACGCCCAGTCGCGCATCGAGCGCTTCAGGCCCTACGCCGACAAGTTCTACGAGATGCTCGGCGATTTGGCCAAGGGCGCGGACCCCTCGGTCCATCCGTTGCTTGAGGCCCACGAGGAGATAAAGACGGTCCTTATGGTCGTGATCACTTCCGATCGGGGGCTTTGCGGGGCGTTTAACAACAACATCACCCACATGGCCATGAAGACGGCCAGAAAAAAGGCCGCCGAGGGCAAGGCGGTCAAGTTCCTGTGCGTGGGACGCAAGTGCCGGGACACCCTGCGGCGGTCCGGATTCGAGATCGTCCAGGCCCACGTCAACGAGATGAACGCGTTCGACTTCTCCCTGGCCACACGGATCGGATCCGAGGTCATCGGCGGGTACGTCGGCGGAACCTACGACGAAGTGATCATGGCCTTTGGCAAGTTCGTAAGCCTGGCCAGGCAGGAACCGACCCAACTGACCGTTTTGCCCCTGTCGCCCGAGGAGCATGGTGACGCGGTCCAGGCGGCCGGAGCCGAATACATCTATGAACCCTCGGTGGAAGGGCTTCTCGCGGAGCTTCTGCCCCGATTCATCAACGTGCAGCTCTATCGCGGGCTGCTGGACACCTCGGCCAGCGAACATGCCGCCCGGATGCGGTCCATGGACAACGCCACCAAGAACTGCGACGACTTGGTGAGTTCGCTCACCCTGGTCTACAACAAGGCCCGGCAGGCGGCCATCACCAAGGAACTGATGGATATCGTCGGCGGTTCCGAAGCACTCAAAGGATAG
- a CDS encoding polymer-forming cytoskeletal protein, which produces MRFLMGKNEINAFLGAGTAYQGRLTFHGIVRIDGTFDGDIVSDGTLMVGKDAHVSGRLSVARLFCGGLVEAEVLAARKVVLHRGGTFRGSIRTPALVVEDGAKVEGRVLMSGPDQEPMAIDVTPAGHPA; this is translated from the coding sequence ATGAGGTTTTTGATGGGCAAAAACGAGATCAACGCCTTTCTCGGGGCCGGCACGGCCTATCAAGGACGCCTGACGTTTCACGGCATCGTGCGTATCGACGGGACGTTTGACGGGGACATCGTGTCCGACGGGACGCTCATGGTGGGAAAGGACGCGCACGTTTCCGGACGCCTCAGCGTGGCCCGGCTTTTCTGCGGCGGTCTGGTGGAGGCCGAGGTCCTGGCCGCGCGCAAGGTGGTGCTGCACCGGGGCGGGACGTTTCGCGGCAGCATCCGGACCCCGGCCCTGGTTGTCGAGGACGGGGCCAAGGTCGAGGGCCGGGTGCTCATGTCCGGTCCGGACCAGGAACCCATGGCCATTGACGTCACGCCCGCCGGGCATCCCGCGTGA
- the atpD gene encoding F0F1 ATP synthase subunit beta: protein MSANIGKIVQVIGAVIDVEFPEGKLPSILNALDVKNTNNVYAPDLVVEVAQHLGDNVVRCIAMDSTDGLVRGMEAVDTGGPIRMPVGKASLGRILNVVGRPVDELGPVTTDMTMPIHRSAPAFVDQSTTIELLETGIKVIDLLIPFPKGGKMGLFGGAGVGKTVVLMELINNIAKHHGGLSVFAGVGERTREGNDLYHEFKDADILGKAALVYGQMNEPPGARARVALSALTCAEYFRDVEGQDVLLFIDNIFRFTQAGSEVSALLGRMPSAVGYQPTLGTDLGALQERITSTNKGSITSVQAVYVPADDLTDPAPATTFSHLDGTLVLSRQIAELGIYPAVDPLDSTSRILDPLVLGGDHYATAREVQQILQKYKDLQDIIAILGMDELSDDDKVTVSRARKIQRFLSQPFFVASQFTGKEGRYVKLEDTIKGFKEIIEGKHDDIPEGAFYMVGDINEAIENAKKG, encoded by the coding sequence ATGAGCGCGAATATCGGAAAAATCGTGCAGGTCATCGGCGCCGTCATCGACGTCGAGTTCCCCGAGGGCAAACTGCCGAGTATCTTAAACGCCCTCGACGTCAAAAACACGAACAACGTCTACGCTCCCGACCTGGTGGTCGAGGTGGCGCAGCACCTGGGCGACAACGTGGTCCGGTGCATCGCCATGGACTCCACCGACGGGCTGGTGCGCGGCATGGAGGCCGTTGACACCGGCGGCCCCATCCGCATGCCCGTGGGCAAGGCCTCCCTGGGTCGCATTCTGAACGTGGTCGGCCGCCCCGTGGACGAACTGGGACCGGTCACCACCGACATGACCATGCCCATCCACCGCAGCGCCCCGGCCTTCGTGGACCAGAGCACCACCATCGAGCTTTTGGAAACCGGCATCAAGGTCATCGACCTTCTGATCCCCTTCCCCAAGGGCGGCAAGATGGGTCTGTTCGGCGGCGCCGGCGTGGGCAAGACCGTCGTGCTCATGGAGCTCATCAACAACATCGCCAAGCACCACGGCGGCCTGTCGGTCTTCGCCGGCGTCGGCGAGCGCACCCGCGAGGGCAACGACCTGTATCACGAGTTCAAGGACGCCGACATCCTGGGCAAGGCCGCACTTGTCTACGGCCAGATGAACGAGCCCCCCGGAGCCCGCGCCCGCGTGGCCCTTTCGGCCCTGACCTGCGCGGAATACTTCCGCGATGTCGAAGGCCAGGACGTGCTGCTTTTCATCGACAACATCTTCCGGTTCACCCAGGCCGGTTCCGAGGTCTCGGCGCTTCTCGGCCGCATGCCCTCGGCGGTCGGCTACCAGCCGACCCTCGGTACCGACCTCGGCGCCCTGCAGGAACGCATCACCTCGACCAACAAGGGTTCGATCACCTCGGTGCAGGCCGTCTACGTGCCCGCCGATGACTTGACCGACCCCGCGCCGGCCACCACGTTCTCGCATCTGGACGGCACCCTGGTCCTTTCCCGTCAGATCGCCGAGCTTGGCATCTACCCCGCCGTGGATCCGCTGGACTCCACCTCGCGCATCCTGGACCCCCTGGTCCTTGGCGGCGACCACTACGCCACGGCCCGCGAGGTCCAGCAGATCCTGCAGAAGTACAAGGACCTTCAGGACATCATCGCCATCCTGGGCATGGATGAACTCTCCGACGACGACAAGGTGACCGTGTCCCGGGCGCGCAAGATCCAGCGCTTCCTGTCCCAGCCCTTCTTCGTCGCCTCCCAGTTCACCGGCAAGGAAGGCCGTTACGTCAAGCTCGAGGACACCATCAAGGGTTTTAAGGAAATCATCGAAGGCAAGCACGACGACATTCCCGAAGGCGCTTTCTACATGGTCGGCGACATCAACGAGGCCATTGAAAACGCCAAGAAAGGATAA
- a CDS encoding F0F1 ATP synthase subunit epsilon, translating into MAKQLRLEVVTPERLVLAKSVDYVGAPGLLGEFGILPGHVPFLSALGIGSLLYKLGGKNYYVFLSGGFAEISGDKVMVLAEVAELPEEIDLDRAKRSRERAERRLEAERRERIDYVRAKAALQRSIMRMKCREESRLAGTGAM; encoded by the coding sequence ATGGCCAAACAACTGCGCTTGGAAGTGGTGACGCCCGAACGGCTGGTCTTGGCCAAGTCCGTGGACTACGTCGGCGCGCCGGGTCTTTTGGGTGAATTCGGCATCCTGCCCGGACACGTGCCTTTTTTGTCGGCTCTTGGCATCGGCAGCCTGCTCTACAAACTGGGCGGGAAGAATTACTATGTGTTTCTCTCCGGAGGGTTCGCCGAAATCTCCGGGGACAAGGTCATGGTCCTGGCCGAGGTGGCCGAACTGCCCGAGGAGATCGACCTGGACCGGGCCAAACGCTCCAGGGAGCGGGCCGAGCGGCGTCTGGAGGCCGAGCGCCGGGAGCGCATCGACTACGTCCGGGCCAAGGCCGCCCTGCAGCGTTCCATCATGCGCATGAAATGTCGCGAGGAATCGAGGCTGGCGGGTACCGGGGCCATGTAG
- a CDS encoding F0F1 ATP synthase subunit epsilon: protein MAQLLLEIVTPDKLVLSQNVEYVGAPGLLGEFGILPNHIPFLSALGIGSLMYKMSGKSHYVFVSGGFAEVSSNKVTVLAEVAEKPEDIDVERARKAQERAKARLDKAQENVDFARAQAALQRSLMRMRVREAAA, encoded by the coding sequence ATGGCACAACTGCTCCTGGAAATCGTCACTCCGGACAAGCTGGTCCTGAGCCAGAACGTGGAGTATGTGGGCGCGCCCGGCCTTTTGGGCGAGTTCGGCATCCTGCCCAACCACATCCCGTTCCTTTCGGCCCTGGGCATCGGCAGCCTGATGTACAAGATGAGCGGCAAGAGCCACTACGTCTTTGTCTCGGGCGGGTTCGCCGAGGTGTCGAGCAACAAGGTCACGGTCTTGGCCGAGGTTGCCGAAAAGCCGGAGGACATCGACGTGGAGCGCGCCCGCAAGGCCCAGGAACGGGCCAAGGCGCGCCTGGACAAGGCCCAGGAAAATGTTGACTTCGCCAGGGCTCAGGCCGCGCTGCAGCGTTCCCTCATGCGCATGCGGGTGCGCGAGGCGGCCGCCTAG
- the atpA gene encoding F0F1 ATP synthase subunit alpha — protein sequence MQIKAEEISQIIEKQIQNYESRVEMSETGTVLSVGDQIARVYGVQNAMAMELLEFPGGVMGLVLNLEEDNVGVALLGEDIHIKEGDPVKRTGKIFSVPVGQAVAGRVIDPLGNPIDGLGPIESSETRNVEIKAPGIIARKSVHQPMYTGLKAIDAMTPIGRGQRELIIGDRQTGKTAVCLDAILAQKGQGVYCFYVAVGQKKSTVALVAETLRRYGAMEYTTIISATASEPASLQFIAPYSGCTMAEYHRDDGRHALIIYDDLSKQAVSYRQMSLLLRRPPGREAFPGDVFYLHSRLLERASKLNDSLGAGSLTALPIIETQAGDVSAYIPTNVISITDGQVYLEPNLFNAGIRPAINVGLSVSRVGGAAQVKAMKQVAGTLRLDLAQYRELAAFAQFGSDLDKATQLKLNRGARMVELLKQPQYRPMGVEEQVISLFAGTRGFMDDIPVEAVRKFEEGLLEFMRNAKSDIVAAILEKKALDEGLIAKLGAAIEEFKKGFKA from the coding sequence ATGCAAATCAAAGCGGAAGAGATCAGCCAGATCATCGAGAAGCAGATCCAGAACTACGAGTCTCGCGTGGAGATGAGCGAGACCGGGACCGTGCTGTCCGTCGGCGACCAGATCGCCCGCGTCTACGGCGTGCAAAACGCCATGGCCATGGAGCTTTTGGAGTTCCCCGGCGGCGTCATGGGTCTGGTTCTGAACCTGGAAGAAGACAACGTGGGCGTGGCCCTTCTTGGCGAAGACATTCACATCAAGGAAGGCGACCCGGTCAAGCGCACCGGGAAAATCTTCTCCGTGCCCGTCGGGCAGGCCGTGGCCGGCCGGGTCATCGACCCCCTGGGCAATCCCATCGACGGCCTGGGCCCCATCGAATCCAGTGAAACCCGTAACGTCGAGATCAAGGCCCCGGGCATCATCGCCAGAAAGTCCGTGCATCAGCCCATGTACACCGGGCTCAAGGCCATCGACGCCATGACCCCCATCGGACGCGGACAGCGCGAGCTGATCATCGGCGACCGCCAGACCGGAAAGACCGCCGTGTGCCTGGACGCCATCCTGGCCCAGAAGGGACAGGGCGTGTACTGCTTCTACGTGGCCGTGGGCCAGAAGAAGTCCACCGTGGCCCTGGTGGCCGAGACCCTGCGCCGCTACGGGGCCATGGAATACACCACCATCATTTCGGCCACGGCCTCCGAACCGGCCTCCCTGCAGTTCATCGCCCCCTATTCCGGCTGCACCATGGCCGAGTACCACCGCGACGACGGCCGCCACGCCCTGATCATCTACGACGATCTGTCCAAGCAGGCCGTCTCCTATCGCCAGATGTCCCTGCTTCTGCGCCGCCCCCCGGGTCGCGAGGCCTTCCCCGGCGACGTCTTCTACCTGCACTCGCGTCTGCTCGAACGGGCCTCCAAGCTCAATGACAGCCTGGGCGCCGGCTCCCTGACCGCCCTGCCCATCATCGAGACCCAGGCCGGCGACGTGTCCGCCTACATCCCGACCAACGTCATCTCCATCACCGACGGTCAGGTGTACCTGGAACCCAACCTGTTCAACGCCGGTATCCGCCCGGCCATCAACGTCGGCCTGTCCGTCTCCCGCGTCGGCGGCGCGGCCCAGGTCAAGGCCATGAAGCAGGTGGCCGGAACCCTGCGCCTGGATCTGGCCCAATACCGCGAGTTGGCCGCATTCGCCCAGTTCGGCTCGGACCTGGACAAGGCCACCCAGTTAAAGCTCAACCGCGGCGCGCGCATGGTGGAACTGCTCAAGCAGCCCCAGTACCGCCCCATGGGCGTCGAGGAGCAGGTGATCTCGCTGTTCGCCGGCACCCGCGGCTTCATGGACGACATCCCGGTCGAGGCCGTGCGCAAGTTCGAGGAAGGCCTCCTGGAATTCATGCGCAACGCCAAGTCCGACATCGTCGCGGCCATTTTGGAGAAAAAGGCGCTTGACGAGGGGTTGATCGCCAAGCTCGGCGCGGCCATCGAGGAGTTCAAGAAGGGCTTCAAGGCCTAG